A region from the Spea bombifrons isolate aSpeBom1 chromosome 7, aSpeBom1.2.pri, whole genome shotgun sequence genome encodes:
- the SPNS1 gene encoding protein spinster homolog 1 — protein MAARHAPDAAPFLTQADNTEDESVKESERRESSEEDEDEGGGGETHLVTGITYRHSVLIVCVLVYINLLNYMDRFTVAGVLPDIASDFGIRDSDSGLVQTVFICSYMVLAPVFGYLGDRYNRKYIMCVGISFWSVVTLSSSFVPKEHFWLFLLTRGLVGVGEASYSTIAPTLIADLFVADQRSRMLSFFYLATPVGCGLGYIAGSKVAVAANDNWHWALRVTPAMGLLAVILLLLVVKEPPRGAVERKTDSPLPYTSWWADIKALLGNRSFVLSTFGFTTVAFVTGSLALWAPTFLIRSRRVLYSHEPCQTAMCDSDDSMIFGVITCVTGLLGVGAGVEISRRYRKVNPRADPLVCAAGLLCSSPFLFLSVVFADKSLVATYVFIFIGETLLSLNWAIVADILLYVVIPTRRSTAEALQIVMSHLLGDAGSPYLIGVISDQVRKGKPDSFLLQFRSLGYALMLCAFVGVIGGGFFLATALFIEKDRRKAQLYSQGVLAVESSDEDRIVVPKRGRSTKVPVSSVLI, from the exons ATGGCGGCGAGACACGCTCCGGATGCAGCCCCCTTCCTCACCCAAGCGGACAATACGGAGGACGAGTCTGTGAAGGAGAGCGAGAGGCGCGAGTCGAgcgaggaggacgaggatgaggggggagggggggagacgCACCTGGTGACGGGGATCACGTACCGGCACTCCGTCCTCATCGTCTGCGTCCTCGTCTACATCAACCTCCTCAATTACATGGACCGATTCACCGTGGCAG GTGTACTCCCTGATATCGCCAGCGACTTCGGCATCCGGGACAGCGACTCGGGATTAGTCCAGACAG TATTTATCTGCAGTTACATGGTGTTGGCGCCGGTGTTCGGTTACCTAGGCGATCGGTACAACAGGAAATACATCATGTGCGTCGGCATCTCCTTCTGGTCGGTCGTCACCCTGAGCAGCTCCTTCGTCCCAAAAGAG CACTTCTGGCTGTTCCTCCTGACCCGGGGGCTGGTGGGAGTCGGGGAGGCGAGTTACTCCACCATCGCCCCCACGCTCATCGCTGACCTCTTTGTCGCCGACCAGCGCAGCCGCATGCTCTCCTTCTTCTATTTAGCGACGCCTGTCGGCTG CGGCCTCGGGTACATCGCTGGATCCAAGGTGGCCGTGGCTGCCAACGATAATTGGCACTGGGCTTTGCGG GTAACTCCAGCAATGGGGCTCCTCGCTGtcattctgctgctgctggtcgtTAAAGAGCCCCCCAGGGGGGCCGTGGAGAGGAAGACGGACAGCCCGCTCCCGTACACCTCCTGGTGGGCCGATATCAAGGCTCTGCTCGGCAA CCGCAGCTTTGTCCTCTCCACCTTCGGCTTCACCACCGTAGCGTTCGTCACGGGGTCCCTGGCCCTCTGGGCGCCGACGTTCTTGATTCGCTCGCGGAGGGTCTTGTACAGCCACGAGCCGTGTCAGACCGCCATGTGTGACTCCGATGACAG TATGATTTTTGGGGTGATCACCTGTGTGACCGGTCTCTTGGGGGTCGGAGCCGGCGTGGAGATCAGCAGGCGTTACCGGAAAGTGAATCCTCGAGCCGACCCGTTAGTCTGCGCCGCCGGCCTCCTCTGCTCGTCGCCCTTCCTGTTCCTGTCCGTTGTCTTTGCTGACAAAAGCCTCGTTGCCACCTAC GTTTTTATCTTCATCGGTGAGACTCTGCTGTCCTTGAACTGGGCGATAGTGGCCGACATATTGCTG taCGTGGTCATCCCTACGAGGCGTTCCACGGCCGAGGCGCTGCAGATCGTGATGTCGCATCTACTGGGCGATGCTGGAAGTCCGTACCTCATCGGGGTG ATCTCTGACCAGGTCCGCAAAGGGAAGCCGGATTCCTTCCTGCTGCAGTTCCGCAGTTTGGGGTACGCGCTGATGCTCTGCGCGTTTGTTGGGGTGATCGGCGGCGGCTTCTTCCTGGCGACGGCTCTCTTCATAGAGAAAGATCGCAGGAAGGCTCAGCTTTACTCTCAAG GTGTGCTGGCGGTGGAGAGCAGTGATGAAGATCGGATCGTTGTCCCCAAACGCGGACGGTCGACTAAGGTCCCGGTCTCCAGCGTCCTGATCTAA
- the LOC128501409 gene encoding E3 ubiquitin/ISG15 ligase TRIM25-like, giving the protein MASAELRDELNCSICLSVYADPVTLSCGHNFCRLCIRKVLFTQEGSGVYTCPECRAEFRERPVLHRNMKLCSIAERFLSTHPQQEVSGIFCTYCVHAPVPAARTCLHCEASLCDTHLNVHSTSAEHVLTEPTSFTDNAKCPVHREVLKYYCTQDVACICVSCCVFGEHRGHQVELVTEAFEKKKENLRKVLEKLTSNQEETEKKVQGLQERRREVQEKAEGVTERVTKLFKDVREQLEVLERRVLGDVSREEEKISLQISDLIQQLELKKEELSRKIRHIEELCHITDPLTLLQGWPSNRTRDEAAMAGEDRKACGEKVPVVGDLDEVLISMTLHTALAEIVTGMRRRSPVPEASDLFLDGNTAANSVVISGDLKTASWSEGNQNRPKTPKRFITFCQVLSSRTFSSGQHYWEVETSQLGNWRVGVAYPSMERKGDNSCIGYNSKSWCLRICKRDYSVIHHSKEEMLTTESPLQRLGVYLDYEAGRLSFYQLGDPIRHLHTFTARFTEPLHAAFIVWKNGWVRIRS; this is encoded by the coding sequence ATGGCTTCAGCCGAGCTGCGAGATGAGTTAAACTGCTCCATCTGCCTCAGCGTCTACGCCGACCCCGTAACCCTGAGCTGCGGACACAATTTCTGCCGACTGTGCATCCGGAAGGTTCTTTTCACCCAGGAAGGCTCTGGAGTTTACACGTGTCCCGAATGCAGAGCCGAATTCCGTGAGCGACCCGTTCTACACCGAAACATGAAGCTGTGCAGCATAGCAGAGCGGTTTTTATCCACGCACCCTCAACAGGAGGTCTCCGGAATCTTCTGTACATACTGCGTGCATGCGCCGGTACCCGCTGCCAGAACATGCCTGCACTGTGAGGCTTCGCTCTGTGACACCCACCTCAACGTCCACAGCACGTCAGCCGAACACGTCTTAACCGAGCCCACGTCTTTCACGGACAACGCGAAGTGCCCCGTCCACAGGGAGGTTCTGAAGTATTACTGCACTCAGGACGTCGCCTGCATATGCGTGTCCTGCTGCGTGTTCGGGGAGCACAGGGGACACCAGGTGGAGCTGGTCACCGAAGCCTtcgagaagaagaaggagaaccTGAGGAAAGTTCTGGAGAAACTAACATCAAACCAAGaagaaactgagaaaaaagtcCAGGGTCTTCAAGAACGGAGGAGAGAAGTTCAAGAAAAAGCCGAAGGCGTCACAGAACGAGTCACCAAGCTCTTTAAGGACGTCCGGGAGCAGCTGGAGGTTCTGGAGAGACGAGTCCTCGGTGACGTCTCCCGAGAGGAAGAGAAGATTTCTCTGCAGATCTCAGATCTAATCCAGCAGCTGGAATTAAAGAAGGAAGAGCTGTCCAGGAAAATCCGTCATATCGAGGAGCTGTGCCACATCACGGACCCTCTAACGCTTTTACAAGGTTGGCCGTCCAACAGAACCCGCGATGAAGCTGCCATGGCGGGTGAAGATCGGAAGGCCTGTGGCGAAAAGGTTCCAGTTGTCGGTGATTTGGATGAAGTTCTCATCTCGATGACTCTTCACACAGCCTTAGCTGAGATTGTGACGGGTATGAGGAGAAGGTCTCCTGTGCCGGAGGCGTCCGACCTTTTCCTGGATGGAAACACGGCTGCTAATAGCGTTGTTATCTCTGGTGATCTGAAAACAGCCTCCTGGTCGGAGGGGAACCAGAACCGGCCGAAGACGCCCAAGAGGTTCATAACGTTTTGCCAGGTTCTAAGTAGCAGAACGTTTTCCTCTGGTCAACATTACTGGGAAGTGGAGACCAGCCAGTTGGGTAACTGGAGAGTAGGTGTAGCGTATCCCAGTATGGAACGGAAAGGAGACAATTCCTGCATCGGATACAACAGCAAATCCTGGTGTCTGCGCATATGTAAGAGAGATTACTCGGTGATACATCACTCCAAGGAGGAGATGCTCACCACCGAGTCCCCGCTGCAGAGATTGGGGGTCTACCTGGATTACGAGGCCGGACGGCTGTCCTTTTACCAGCTCGGTGACCCCAtcagacacttacacacctTCACGGCCAGGTTCACCGAGCCGCTTCACGCTGCGTTTATTGTATGGAAGAATGGATGGGTGAGGATTAGGAGCTAG
- the LOC128501424 gene encoding arylamine N-acetyltransferase 2-like: MDINAYLERIGVPATSPAPSLAALRQLHRQHVLSVPFESLSIHSGEKILLDPALLYEKIVERRRGGFCCENNGLFLWVLRVLGYKPRILSARVQNKTTGAYGPPYDHMVLTVELEGRRWLCDVGFGEGIRTPFPLESGWEEEQDGCRLRLRVEKDEWFLEKKEGDGWRSLYKFTLQERRFEEFQGMCDYHQTSPSSLFFCKSLCSLQLPRGRVTYLGRRLITTHIQADGSAVKTTRELTDEEIPAVLRDTFGVVLSGKLVPKDDDILPPPLSA, from the coding sequence ATGGATATAAACGCCTATCTTGAGCGGATCGGGGTTCCGGCCACCAGCCCTGCGCCGTCTCTCGCCGCCTTGCGCCAACTACATCGCCAGCACGTCCTCTCCGTCCCGTTCGAGAGCCTCAGCATCCACAGCGGGGAGAAAATCCTCCTGGACCCGGCTCTCCTCTATGAAAAGATCGTAGAGCGGCGGCGCGGGGGCTTCTGCTGCGAGAACAACGGCCTCTTCCTCTGGGTGCTTCGAGTTTTGGGGTACAAACCCCGGATCCTCTCTGCCCGGGTCCAAAACAAGACCACCGGAGCGTACGGCCCACCCTACGACCACATGGTCCTGACGGTGGAGCTGGAGGGCCGGCGGTGGCTTTGCGACGTCGGGTTTGGCGAGGGCATCAGGACGCCGTTCCCGCTGGAGTCGGGGTGGGAAGAGGAGCAGGACGGCTGTCGGCTCCGGCTGCGGGTGGAGAAGGACGAGTGGTTCTTGGAGAAGAAGGAAGGCGATGGCTGGAGGAGCCTTTATAAGTTCACCCTCCAGGAGCGCCGCTTCGAGGAGTTCCAGGGGATGTGCGATTATCATCAGACCTCACCCAGCTCCCTGTTCTTCTGCAAGTCCCTCTGCTCTTTGCAGCTGCCCCGCGGGCGGGTGACGTACCTGGGGCGCAGGCTCATCACCACCCACATCCAAGCCGACGGAAGCGCCGTCAAGACCACCCGGGAGCTGACGGACGAGGAGATCCCCGCCGTTCTCAGAGACACGTTCGGAGTCGTCCTGAGCGGAAAGCTGGTTCCGAAGGATGACGACATTCTGCCGCCGCCGCTCTCCGCGTAA
- the LOC128501419 gene encoding nuclear factor 7, ovary-like, producing MAASDLQDELSCSVCLNIYTDPVTLPCGHNFCRVCLENVLDSQERSGVFSCPECRAEHLERPALQNNRKLRNIAERFHVMCPEPEGSERLCSNVTPGKPVSIAPTYPDRKCLIHDKILEYYCLQDAVCVCVSCCLIGEHRGHQVETSEMAAEKKKEELRGFLENLKSEREGSEKNVQSLEVCRKEIQEKADGVTDRVTALILDIKEQVGTLESRVLSEISRQKEMAFTQISDLILQLQLGNEELSKKMRQTEELLNSENPLDVLEGQQPSSTICDHEAAGGSSNGRADKEASAPKHIDEILISIILERGLHNLADNLPILRARRGFSVEEASDILLDVDTAVTDVAVSDNLKILTTCRRHWHGQEESDKYAMSQVLSNKSFSSGQHYWELETSEWGNWRIGVAYIGDKMQGLYYRIGSNDKSWCLWKWNRFSSLRHNAEQKYVHLEPSTHRYGIFLDYEAGQLSFYQLCDPIRHLHTFTAKFTEPLYAAFHVYMDGWLRICS from the coding sequence ATGGCAGCTTCAGATCTGCAAGACGAGCTCAGCTGCTCCGTCTGTCTGAATATTTATACGGATCCGGTAACCCTGCCCTGCGGACATAACTTCTGCAGGGTCTGTCTGGAGAACGTTCTGGATTCCCAGGAGAGATCTGGAGTTTTTAGCTGCCCCGAATGCAGAGCAGAGCATCTGGAGCGTCCGGCTCTGCAGAACAACAGAAAACTCCGAAATATCGCGGAGCGTTTCCATGTTATGTGCCCGGAACCGGAAGGTTCTGAGAGGCTCTGTTCTAACGTCACTCCTGGGAAACCCGTCTCGATTGCACCCACCTATCCGGACAGAAAATGTTTAATCCATGATAAGATCCTGGAGTATTATTGCTTACAGGATGCcgtctgtgtctgtgtgtcttgcTGCCTGATCGGAGAGCACAGAGGACATCAGGTGGAGACGTCTGAAATGGCCGctgagaagaagaaggaggaacTGAGAGGTTTTTTGGAAAATCTGAAGTCCGAGAGAGAAGGAAGTGAGAAAAATGTTCAAAGTTTGGAAGTTTGCAGGAAGGAAATACAAGAAAAGGCAGACGGCGTAACGGACCGAGTCACTGCCCTGATCCTGGACATCAAGGAGCAGGTGGGAACCCTAGAGAGCCGAGTCTTGAGTGAGATCTCCCGGCAAAAAGAGATGGCTTTTACCCAGATCTCAGATCTCATCCTGCAGCTGCAGCTCGGGAACGAGGAACTGTCCAAGAAAATGCGTCAGACGGAGGAGCTGCTAAACTCAGAAAACCCGTTAGACGTCTTAGAAGGACAACAACCCAGCTCAACGATCTGTGACCACGAGGCGGCCGGTGGTTCGTCCAATGGACGTGCAGATAAAGAAGCTTCTGCGCCAAAACACATTGACGAGATTTTGATTTCCATCATATTGGAAAGAGGCCTTCACAACCTGGCTGATAATCTGCCTATTTTACGGGCGAGGAGAGGGTTTTCGGTGGAAGAAGCGTCGGACATTTTGTTGGATGTAGACACGGCAGTCACTGATGTAGCCGTGTCAGATAACCTGAAGATTCTCACCACCTGCAGGAGACATTGGCATGGCCAGGAGGAATCCGACAAGTACGCAATGAGCCAGGTTCTAAGTAATAAGAGCTTTTCATCCGGACAGCATTACTGGGAACTAGAGACCAGCGAATGGGGCAACTGGAGAATCGGTGTGGCTTACATTGGTGACAAAATGCAAGGGCTTTATTACCGAATCGGGTCAAATGATAAGTCGTGGTGCCTGTGGAAGTGGAATAGGTTTTCTTCCTTAAGACACAATGCAGAACAAAAATACGTTCACCTGGAGCCCTCCACGCACAGGTACGGGATATTCCTGGATTACGAGGCCGGCCAGCTCTCCTTTTACCAGCTTTGTGACCCCAtcagacacttacacacctTCACGGCCAAATTCACCGAACCTCTTTACGCAGCATTCCATGTTTATATGGATGGCTGGCTCCGAATCTGTAGCTAG
- the LOC128501416 gene encoding NFATC2-interacting protein-like: protein MAERGNESPESSDSDVALVRPRNVKRRRILPGNLSASVPVYSKKVISCLKLLPNDTSALTHMEKELQRIQGSEDLESEVIPEPQPAAQKSPVYSFSDSEDEAKTNTERAGLECQRIRDASPSPPPTPEVAAHRRGRAYHKIREVDAQLKDLGTVLSPSRKSLAEETDVILVDSSPAPEITLKVRRRGEVFRINMRTREPLQRLVEAMASQLKVAPSQILLLLRDEELDTTKTPQSLHLTVADIIDCMVLSASDGQDPDQDGKICLKVQGKEKESHLSVFVEKTEPLQSLMDQYMAAMGLPKKTKISFIFEGQKLKGKSTAEELELETDDIIEVWL, encoded by the exons ATGGCGGAAAGAGGAAATGAG AGTCCTGAGAGCAGCGACAGTGATGTAGCGCTGGTGCGACCGCGGAACGTGAAACGCCGGCGGATACTGCCCGGCAACTTATCAGCCTCTGTGCCTGTCTACTCCAAAAAG GTGATCAGCTGTCTGAAGCTGCTTCCCAATGACACCAGCGCTTTGACGCACATGGAGAAAGAGCTGCAGAGGATACAGGGCTCTGAAG ATCTGGAGAGCGAGGTAATTCCCGAGCCCCAACCCGCGGCCCAAAAGTCTCCCGTCTACAGTTTTAGTGACTCTGAAGATGAAGCCAAGACTAACACCGAGCGAGCCGGCTTAGAATGTCAAAG AATCCGTGATGCGTCTCCCTCGCCGCCCCCCACACCGGAAGTCGCGGCTCACCGACGAGGTCGTGCGTATCACAAGATAAG GGAGGTCGATGCCCAGCTGAAAGACTTGGGAACCGTCCTGTCTCCGTCACGCAAGTCTCTGGCTGAAGAGACGGACGTGATCCTGGTGGACAGCAGCCCCGCTCCAGAGATCACCCTGAAAGTGCGCAGGAGAGGAGAAGTCTTCAGGATTAACATGCGAACG CGAGAGCCGCTGCAGAGGCTCGTGGAGGCGATGGCCTCTCAGCTGAAGGTCGCGCCATCTCAGATCCTCCTCCTGCTGAGAGATGAGGAACTTGATACGACCAAGACCCCTCAATCGCTCCACCTGACGGTGGCCGACATCATTG ACTGCATGGTGCTCTCAGCTTCTGATGGGCAAGATCCTGATCAGGATGGCAAGATCTGCCTCAAGGTTCAGGGCAAGGAGAAGGAGTCCCACCTTAGTGTCTTTGTTGAGAAG ACTGAACCCCTCCAGTCCTTAATGGATCAGTACATGGCTGCCATGGGTCTCCCTAAGAAAACCAAGATCTCCTTCATCTTTGAAGGCCAGAAGCTGAAAGGGAAGAGCACAGCCGAGGAGCTCGAGCTAGagactgatgacatcatagagGTTTGGTTATGA
- the LOC128501413 gene encoding E3 ubiquitin/ISG15 ligase TRIM25-like: protein MESAGLRDELNCPVCLDVYTDPVMLTCGHNFCRGCIRTVLDSQERCGLYSCPECRTEYPERPALQRNRTLGNIAERFLFTRPGREQATVFCTYCVHASVPASKTCLQCETSLCDVHLDLHNKSVEHVLVEPTASLKDMKCSAHKEVLKYYCAEDSTPICASCSLAKEHRGHVVEPLNETVSKRKDKLRLVLETLTSKREKTENECQSLQGHQKKLQQKSTRLTQRVSDLFEDLRKQLEDLERKVRGEISMREKEGSLQIFDLLQKLEANKEELVKKIQHIEELCRSSDPFTVLQGWKLYSGDYLKAEEEEDNEDQESLHQNICAAGDLDEGLLSATIHTALVDIVTKTKKGPCVAEVSDVSGNVAGGEKLISVSSGQQYWEVEASETGIWRIGLTYPNLDNEDDQSNLGDDKKSWCLYMFDKDYSVIHNSKQKPLHPDSPVTRLGMYLDYEAGRLSFYQICDPIRHLHTFMATFTKPLHAAFRVHVGGWLRIRSQMTLI, encoded by the coding sequence ATGGAGTCCGCCGGTCTGCGAGACGAGCTGAACTGCCCCGTCTGCCTGGACGTTTACACCGATCCCGTAATGCTGACCTGCGGACATAACTTCTGCCGGGGCTGTATCAGGACTGTGCTGGATTCCCAGGAGAGATGTGGGCTTTATAGCTGCCCCGAGTGCAGGACGGAATACCCGGAGCGGCCGGCTCTGCAGAGGAACCGAACGCTCGGTAACATCGCGGAACGTTTCCTCTTCACGCGGCCGGGTCGGGAACAGGCGACGGTCTTCTGTACTTACTGCGTTCACGCTTCTGTACCTGCCTCCAAAACCTGCCTGCAGTGCGAGACCTCTCTCTGCGACGTCCACCTCGACTTACACAATAAGTCTGTGGAACACGTCTTGGTGGAACCCACCGCTTCCTTGAAGGACATGAAATGTTCTGCCCACAAAGAGGTTCTGAAATATTACTGTGCTGAAGATTCTACCCCCATTTGTGCGTCTTGTAGTCTGGCCAAAGAGCACAGGGGGCACGTGGTGGAACCGCTGAACGAGACCGTTTCGAAGAGGAAGGATAAACTGAGGCTTGTCCTGGAGACGCTGACCTCCAAGAGAGAGAAGACCGAGAACGAATGTCAGAGTCTGCAGGGACATCAGAAAAAACTCCAACAAAAGTCAACTCGTCTAACTCAACGAGTCTCCGACCTGTTCGAAGACCTCAGAAAGCAACTTGAAGACCTTGAGAGGAAGGTCCGTGGTGAGATCTCCATGCGGGAGAAGGAGGGTTCACTCCAAATCTTTGACTTATTACAGAAACTAGAGGCAAACAAGGAGGAGCTGGTCAAGAAGATCCAGCACATCGAGGAGCTTTGCAGATCTTCTGACCCATTTACTGTCTTACAAGGATGGAAACTCTACAGCGGCGACTACCTCAAggctgaagaagaagaagataatGAAGATCAGGAGAGCCTCCACCAAAACATATGTGCTGCCGGTGACCTGGACGAAGGTCTTCTCTCTGCGACCATACACACCGCTTTAGTTGATATCGTCACCAAGACGAAGAAAGGGCCTTGTGTGGCCGAGGTCTCAGACGTATCGGGCAATGTGGCAGGAGGTGAGAAACTTATCTCTGTTTCATCAGGACAACAATACTGGGAGGTGGAGGCCAGCGAGACGGGCATTTGGAGAATTGGGTTGACCTATCCCAATCTGGATAATGAGGATGACCAGTCCAACCTCGGTGATGACAAGAAGTCCTGGTGTTTGTACATGTTTGATAAGGATTACTCGGTGATACACAATTCAAAGCAAAAACCTTTGCACCCCGACTCTCCTGTAACGAGATTGGGGATGTACCTGGATTACGAGGCCGGCCGGCTCTCCTTCTATCAAATCTGTGACCCTAtcagacacttacacacctTCATGGCCACGTTCACCAAGCCGCTTCATGCTGCCTTCCGGGTCCACGTGGGTGGATGGTTAAGAATTAGGAGCCAGATGACTCTGATTTAG